Below is a genomic region from Capricornis sumatraensis isolate serow.1 chromosome 17, serow.2, whole genome shotgun sequence.
CCAGGCTGCTGTCTGGGGGCTTCCTTCCCCGGGGACCGCTCTGGGGCCTGGCTGCACCCCCAGCGGGATGCATGTGGCCTCAGCAATGACGCCACTGAGCACTTGATGTGGGAGGAGCCCGCCCAGGAAGGCACTGCTGCTGTCCTTGCCCCGCCTGCGGCCTTGGGGCCCTTGCTGCTCCAGGCCCACGTGTCCCCGAGCCCAGAGAGCTGAGTTCTGTGGCGGCCGCCCCATCAGCGGGGACCCTGCCCCCCGGCCTGGGTCCCCCAAGCCACCCTGCTTGCCACGGGCCAAGCCCCCTCGCCCACAGAGGGTAGGCAGCTGGTGTCCGACTGCGGCTGGCACCCCTGGCAGGGGGCTGTCAGCACCGTGGCCCCCCCCGCCCGCCGGGCTGGGCGGCTTCCTCCAGCGCCCGGTGCCCCCAGCTTCGCCCACCTCCATGCGTCCACTCCAGCCTGGGACCTTCCTGCCCACCCAGCCCTCGGGGCTGTGCAAGGACTGCAGAGTTCTGACTTCTCAGACTGCCCTGGGCCTGTGGGCACCCTGGGCCGCAGGTGGAGCTGGGCCAGGCGGGGtggggcccccccccccccaccgagAGGGCCAGGAACAGCATCCCCAAGCGCCCCCGGTCCGGCGCCCTTCGGGATGACCTTGTCCTGACTCCCGCCTTGGTGTCGCTTGGCTAGGAGGAGCCCCGGCTCACCTGGAGCACCAGGACCTTGAGCCCTCAGCTCGCTGCCCGCCCCGACCTCACAAGTCTCAGGAAGCAAGCGGAGGGGAGCGCCTGGGTGCCCCGCCGCGGGACTGTGGGGGGACGCCAGTGCAGCGTTCAGGACTTGCCCTGGGCCGTCAGGGAGGACTCAAACCCCGGATCGGGTGTGGAGCCCCTCGCTGGGCCTGGGCGGGGCAGGCTGGgaggaggccctggaggagggcgcgggggcggggagatgcagggcggggaggggccggggtAGCAGGCCTGCTGACtgggggggtgaggggtggggcggggaagcgcgggggaggggcggggaggggcggggaggggcggggaggggcggggaggggcggggaggggccggggcAGCAGGCCTGCTGAGTGGGGGGTGAGGGGCTGGAGAGAAAGGCAGTTCCTGATGGTCCCCTCCCCAGGGGCTGGCTTTCCTCTGGCCCCTCCTTCCCGATGACTGCGTCTGCACTGAGGCCGCAGCCCTGGGTCCGCGCCCACACCTGCCCGGAGACCCGCTGCGGCCTTCCTGGGACCGGGAGCCCTGCTCACCGCCACATCCTGGGGGCTGTTCTACCCGCGCCCCGGGCGGCTCGGACGTGGGGGCCCTGTAGCAGAGGGGCTCTGCGTCCGCCCCGTGCTCAGCAGTGGCTGGTGGGCCCCTGGGCCCCGGCACACAGCCTGGGCTGGGCGTGGCGGGCAAGGGCAGGCCAGGGGGTGCACATTCAACGTGGCGTGTTCTTGGCAAGGCGGCCCTCGGTCCTGGAGGGGCTCCTCCCACAGCCCGCGGCCAGCCTGGCTGCCGCAGGTGGCCCTGGCTGACCCGCCTGGGGCGTCCGTGTGTCTAGGGGTGAGAAGCCCCCGGGGGGGCGGGGGTCTGTGTCTTGGGTGCTGCATGCTGGTCATGGGGCAGGTGGGACGCCGGGGCCCTGAGGCACCCAGCGGCTGCCCGTCACCCTGCCCTGCCTCGTGGGTGATCTCGCTGACTGTCCCATGTTCCGTGTCTGACCTGCCCTTGCTGCGGGTCTCACCGtaccttagttccccgaccagggatcaagcccgcgcCCCTGTGTTGGGTGTACAGGGAGGCCCCCGAGGCTGCTGCTTCTGGAGGGTCTTTCCGGCGCTGGGAGGCCCCCGGTGTCCTCTCTGCACAAGTGCTCCTGAGCCCCTTTCCTGCGCTCAGACGGGAGGGGTCGTGGGGTGCGGGGAACCCTGCCGCTTGTCGCTCGCGTTGCTCCGTTTCGTTATAGGGGTCTTTCCGCCGCGCTGCTCTCTGTCCTGGAAATCATTCCAGAGACTCTCGGAAGTCTGGGACAAAGACGGAAACTTGAGTGTGCCCCGTGCCCAGGGGCACTGCCAGTGCAGATGCCCCTCCGACCCAGTCCCTGGGCACCCCAGGTGGCCCTGGCTCTGCACATGGAGCTCCCTAGAGACCACCCCCCACTTCGGTGCAccttccctgcccagcccccgtgTGGCCGTGCAGACACACTGGGTCCCGTTCCCACAAACCCCCGAGGCCGCCAGAGCCCAGGTTGCACCGTGGGCACTGTTCCCTGCTCTCTTCTCTGGGTTTCTCTGTCCTCTCAGATTTCAGCTAAatcctgcatgaccttgtcagcTCTTGGCTTTGAGGATTTTCCATGTATTTTCAAGCGCTTTGAGTCACTTTTACCAAGGAGGTTGGTCCCAGTGGTCTGCCCACAGAATGGGGATTGCCAAGCGCTCCCGGGATGATGGGCACCAGTGCCCCTGATGGGCGGGGACCTGGCCCCTCCACACGAcccccaggcctctctgtgtGGGTGCTGCGTGTGGTGCGGTGCCCTGGGCTCCTGCACACGGCACTGGTCACCACGGCCCCGCCTCCCCTGCACGGCCACGGTGGTTGGTGGGCTGGGCCGTCAACGCACCCGTGCCTGGACAAGCACGAGGCTGAGTCCTGGAGGTCCCGCCGGGCCTGTGGGCACCGCCGGGGGGAGTTCCGGGTGCACCCAGAGCCTGGCGACCACCCCGGCCAGACCCGGGAGCAGAGTGAGGGGAGGGGGCGCAGAAGGCCGCAAGCCGGGTGGCTGCCGCGTGGCTCTGCGTCGCGGTCATGGCCGTGATGCTGTCCGTGGGCTCCAGCCTCCCTCGGCATCTCTGTGCGGGGCGGCCAGGGCTCCCTCATTGCTTGCCTGCTTTGTAGGCGGGTCGGTGTGCTGGGAACGTCCTCCTGTGAGTCCTGAGACGGGAGATGCTGCGTTTCAGGCCCCAGACCAGGCAGTGATCGCCGGCCACCAGGGCCAGCGAGGTCGCCGGCCTCGGGGGTGTGTCTGGCCCCTGCGCCAGAGCACGTTTACGAAGACGGCAGCGCTGCAGCATGGGCCGCGCAGGCCCCCGtccagggagggcagggggctGTGCTGGTGCGGGAGGCGGGCCTGCCGCCGCCGCTCACTCGGCCCCTCTCCTGCTCCTGCAGAGCCTGTGGCCCCGGAGCCAAGCCCCTCGGGACTCATGTGCATCATCTTTTTCAAGTTTGACCCTCGCCCTGCTTCCAGAAACGCGTACAGGTAACCCCCCGGGCTGCACCCGCTGTCCCACTTGGCCTCGGGAGCCCGCGTGGGCGCCGCGATGGGGGTGGGGCACAGGCCCAGTTCCCCCGACAGCAGCTGCTCAGGTGGGCCCCGCGTGGGGTTCCTCTGGGGGCGGGGACCCCGAGTCGATGTGCAGAGGTCCTCAGACTCAGATGCTGGAGATGGCCGCGTGGGCAGGACAGAGGGTGGAGTGGGCGTGCACACAGCCCGGTGCTCCCAGCTGGGGCCCGGTGGCAGCAGGACGGAGTGGCCGCATGGGAGGCTGGCCTGGGGCTGGAGCCCTGGGTGAGCAAGCGGCCTGCGTGTTGAGGGCCGCCTGTGCGGGCGTCGGGGGATCTGGGGGACCCACCGGAGCAGGCAGGAGGCTGAGGCCAGGGAAGGGCTGCCGGCTCTGGGGGGCACCCCTCCGTCCTCCAGGTCCGTGGTGGAGACCCCCCCCAGCACTGATACACACGGAGAGGGAGGCTGGGTTGTGACCCCCAACCAGACGAGTCACCTGTGCAGTTGCTGTGAAGTTGTTATTGTCCCAGGACCTGGGTCATTTCAGCTGTTTCTCGGATGCCTGACATGTGGCTGAGGTCACTTGCTCCAGGCCAGGGAGTGAGCGGTGCCCAGCGTCTCCTTCCTGCAGGGGAGTGGGCCGCAGGGCCTGGCTGAGGGCTGGGAGCTGGTCGTTGACAGCCCCCAGCAGAGCAGCTGGGAGTCGGGGTCCAGCCAGTGGACAGAGCCCCGGGGCTGTGATTATAGCAGGGAGCTCTAGTGTGGGATGGTTAGCCACTGTGGGGCCAGGGTGCCCAGGGGCAGAGCCCGCCCTCCACCCTGGGCTGAGCCCCAGCCCGGGCTGGCACACTGGGTGGCCAGAGCTCTCTGGGCACTTGCTGGAAGTCTGCCCGCTTGCACTGGCCACCGTCTGGGCCGTGCCCCGAGCCAGGGAGCGAAAACCACTCCCCAGCAGCATCCCTCCGGTGCCCTCTGCTGACAAAACTGGGCCCGCAGCCGCTGCGGAGCTCTGGGTAGGGTGGTGGTGGGCACTGGTGCTGCACTGCCAAGTTCTCCTATGATCCGGGCCCGCCGCACGAGAGTGCGTGTCCTGTGGGCTGCTGGGTGGAGCGCCCTTGGAGGTGTGGGGGGAGGGAGACAGGTGCCTGGTGGGGGAGCTGAGGTGCATGCGGGGTCCTGGGGTGTGAGTGGCTCAGCTGAGTAGCTCCAGGCTGAGGCCGCCTGGGCCCCTCGTCTGCGCCTTGTACTGCACCCCTGGTTGCCGCCCCACAGCTCTGTTTTGGGGCACCCACCTCTCCTCACGTCATCTCCCATTGCCATCACCCCTGGCGTGACCCCTCAGGTGCCCTCGGGTTTGGCCTGCCTCCCAGGCTGTGCACTCGGCCACGTGCGCTGGTGTCGGACCCTCCTGGGGCCGTCCTTGGCTCGACacgcccgccccaccccccatgcCCTGCCTGGGTATGACCCCCCCTGGGAGGCCCCGGCCTCTCTACCCCCTGCCTTTTGTTGTCCAGCTCTTGGAACCTCCATATTTTGACAAATGATGGAAGCCTTGAATCAGGTGACCCCGAGTTCACAGGGGGTGTGTCCTGGGGGGGGGTCTGACCCTTGCTGCTCTTGGAGGGGCCCATGGCCAGAGCTTGTGGGCGGCCTCCGGGAGGAGAGTGGCCCTGGCCCACGACAGGGGAGACCAGGCGGCCCGGCCCTGTGGCTTCAGGGGACTGACCCCTGCAGCAGCGGCATCGCCCCCGGGGCCCTGAGCTGAGCACCTGGCTGAGACAACGGGTGGGTGTTGGGCTGCACAAGCCAGCGTTCCCCACAAGCCAGTGTTCATGGTGTCAGGCGTCCGTGTGAATGGTATGCTTGGAGAGTTCTGAGGATCTGACCACCGAGTGCGGGCTGGACCCTGGCCCCACGCCAGCCCATGCCGTGCTGCTGGGAGGGCCCCTCATCAGAGACAGACACTGGTCTCTGGGAGCCTTCAGGGCGGCCTGCCCACTTGATACCGCCTGTGTGTGTAGTTGCTCCTGTCGGTTTTTGGGGTATTTGGGCCCTGCCAAGCCTCACTCAGGACTTTAGCCCCCTGATCAGGGGTCCCACCACACCCCCCACAGCAGAGGCGCAGAGTTGGCACCGCTGGGCGGCCGGGGAGGTCCCGCTGGAGCTCGGGGTAGGTCTGAATGTTTAGACCTATCGGGGAGGTCGTGTCTGCAGAGACTTCCTAGATCGAAAGCCGAGAAACTGGAGGCAGAGGAGCAGCTTGTCGTTCTCCAGTCAGAAGTCACGTGGGACTCTCTTGGAACTGCGTGGCGTGTCGGGGTTTCCCagatgagtactggagtgggttgccatgctcctctccaggggctcttcccgcgCAGTTATTTTAAATGGCAAAACCATTTTGTACCTCAAAACCAGTGCTCTGAAAACATCACCATGTTTTCTAGTTgccaaataaatacttgtttGATTGATAATGCTAAACAGGAAGGAAACACAGAGAAGTCCTCAGCTGCCCCCTCCCAGAGACGCCCCGAAGGGCAGGAGGGAGCAGCCCTGGGACACCCTCAGCGCTGCTGGGGCTTCGCGGGGCGTCCTCAGGGAAGGGGCCCACGGGCAGAGCAGGGGCCTGGTGAGCAGGGACCAGGGCTGGGCCGAGTCCGCTTTCTCCctcgggggtgggtgggggtgcatCCTGACTGCTGAGGCGCCGTCGTCTTGATAACGAGAGGAAAACCGCGACCGGCGGCCCATGCGGGACGCTCCAGTGCCCCCGAGCCCCTCCTCCTTGCTCTCTCCTCAGGCTCATCCTGGCCGCCAACAGGGACGAGTCCTACCACCGGCCGGCCAGGGCCGCGGGCTTCTGGGGGAGCAACAACGAGGTCCTCAGCGGTGAGTGTCCCTGCCCTCCGCGCGCCCGGGTGCCCTGGGGAGGCGCCGGAGGGTGGGGGCTGCACCCCGATCCACCCTCCGCTGGGGCTGGTCTTGCGCCTGGAGCACGTGCCTGTGTGTGCAGCTGCACGTGCTTCTGGTGCCCTCGCGCACCCCTGGCCCCAGGCAGGGCTGCCGGAGTTTGGGGGCCGATGGGGGGCCTGTGGAGCAGATGGGCCCCTTGCGAGCAGCACCTGGCACTGCGTAGTGCCTGGCACTGCGGGCAGGCCCACCCAGAGGGCATGTGCGCGTGCGCGGGCCGGGGCCCTCAGACATCCACAAAGGCTTCCCGTGTGCAGAGCCGGGCCGAGGAGGCTGGGCGCAGGAAGAAGGAGCAGGTCCTGCGGGAGGCGGGGAGAGCACTGGGGGCGGAGTGGGGTGGGCTGGCCCCTGCGCCCTGAGCTCTGGGCATGGCGGTCCTGTGTGGGGTCTTTGCCCGGGCTCGCCTGGCTTCCCAGAGGCCTGGGCGCCGCTGGAGGGGGACTGAGGGGAGCCCATGGGCGTGGCCAAGGACCGTCCTGGGCTCGCTGTTGCTGTCGTcaccagctctctgcgaccccgtggactcctgcacgccaggcctccctgtccatgaccaactcccagagcttgctcagactcatgtccgttgaataggtgatgccctccagctctgtcatcctctgtcgtcccgttctcctgccttcagtctttcccagcatcagggtctttctaaatgagtcagttctttgcgtcaggtggccaaagtatttgagtttcagcttcaacatcagtccttccaatgaatattcaggactgatttcttttaggatggactggttggatctccttgcagtccaacgaactctcaagagtcttctccaacaccacagttcaaaagcatcaattttatggtgctcagccttctttgtggtccaactctcacatccatgcatggctactgggaaaaccacagctttgacaatacagacttgtgttggcaaagtgaagtctctgctttttaatatgctgtctaggtttgtcataggtttttttGCATCTTACCCGAAGGCTTTGCCTATCGTGAGATTGCAAAGATACCTTCCTCTGTGTGGTTCTGGAAGCCTTCTGGTTTTGGTTATGCTCAGGTCTGTGGTTTCTATAAAGTGCCAGCCTGCCAGGTCTTTCATTTGATTGTGGTCGCTCGGTAGCTTGCGGAGAACCGTCACCCTTTTTGTTACAGTTTACTTACGGAGTTGGGTCAGTTTCTCCTGAGCACAGTGACTCCGGTTTACGTGTGCACGTATGTTCTTCTTCGTCATGTTTTCTGTCACGGTTTATCGCAAGACGTCGAGCATAGTCTTTTGTGCTGTGTTTTTGCGTCTTGTGTATCTGCACTATGTACACGAGTTTGCCTCTGCTGACCCCaaactccctctccctcccccttggcCACCACAGGTCTGcgctctgtgtctgtgagtctgcttgtTTCGGAGACACGTCTGTTTGTGACACGTTTTATTTTTAGAGGGTttgtttggctctgctgggtcttagtcgtggcatCGGGAAGCTTTAGTTGCCATATGCAGgttctagctccctgaccagggatcgaacctggtcccTCTACACTGGGACCCGGAGTCTTGGGCACTGGGTCATGTTTTAGCTTCCGCGTGTAAGCCATACCGTGtggtgtctgtctgtctttgtgtGACTCAGTTCACGCAACATGACAGTCTCTGCgttcacccatgttgctgcaagggGCACTATTTTGTTCTTCTTGCGGCTGGAGAGTATTCTGCTGTATAAATGCACTGCCCCTTCGTCCGTTCATCTGGGGACGAGCGTTCACTTTGCTTTCGCATTGTGActgctgtaaatagtgctgaggtgaacactggggtgcgtggATCTTTCCTTGTTGTTTGTCCAGATACGCACCCCAGGAGTGGGCTTGCGGGACCGTGTGGAAGTTCTGTGTTAGTGTTCTGAAGAGCCTCCATACTGGTCTtcgtagtggctgcaccagcgTGCCCCCCCCCAGCGGTGTTGGAAGGCTGCCTTTTGTCCACGCTCTGGCAGGGCCCCTCTTGACCATGTGAGCGTCCGAGCGCCGAGCAGGGCTCTTCCTCCAGCCAGGCCTGCCTGACGTGCGTCCTCAGTAGCGTCTTTCCTGTCACGTTTTCCTATGTGTTTTGAAAAccgtctgctgctgctgtgacTGGCTGATTAAGGTTTCCTTTTCCAGCTCTCACTAGTGTGCGCTCATTAGTCATGGAAGGCTTTCCCTTTTCTTCGCAGATGCTCTTTGGATCTTCTTCACATACAGATACGGGCAGTTTTATTTCAGCCCTTTTTTCAGATCTCTCCCTCTGTTGTTTTCCGCCTTTGTAAGTTCCCTGGGGGAGGATgaggcagcccaccccagtgtcCTGCCTGGTGAGTTCCACGGGCAGaagagccgggcaggctacagcccatggggtcgcaaagagtcggacacgactgagcgatgtagCCTGTACTCTAGCAACTTATTATTGTTGTAAGAGTAACGTGTTAATGACGTAGTTGTTTTCACCCCAGTCTTCAAGCAAAGTGACCCCGCCGGCCTAGGAAGTCACTGCTGGTGGCTGTGGCCACCTTGCCAGCCCACGGTGGGCCCGTGGTCGTGGAGGGCTGTAGCAGGAGGGCTCCTAGTGCAGCCTGGTCCTGCCCAGGGATGGCAGCCAGCGTCCCTGCACCTGACAGGGGCCCGGCGCGGTCTCCGCGGCAGAGCTGGTGCTGTGTGCGCCCCGGCCTGACGCCCACCCAGGTGCTGGCATGTGTGCGCGGGCCGGGGGTCCTGGGGACAGCAGGTGTTGTCCCGGATGGAGGTCCCCCCACAGATCAGTGGGCCTGCAGGCTGCCTCGTCCCATGGAGTTTGAGCCCCGGCCAGCCCCAGGGCTGCTGGTGACCCTGCTGTGTGTTGCAGGGCTGGACATGGAGGAAGGCAAGGAGGGCGGCACGTGGCTGGGCATCAGCACGCGGGGCAAGCTGGCCGCGCTCACCAACTACTTGCAGCCGCGGCTGAACCATGATGCCCGGGGCCGAGGTACAGGGCTGGGGGCTCGCGGACGCCTGcaggggcgggaggcggggcaAGGAGCAGGGCCCCTGCAGCCCCCTGGCTGGTGACGCCGGGAGCCTCCTTGGCCTGGCCGCGGCCTGGCCCCCGACCACTGTGTGGTCGCCCCCCACCCTGTGGACACACGCTGCCTGCGACGTCCCCTTGTGCTGGGCCTTCCCGTGGGGGCTCAGCAGGAGGATGTTCAGAGTCGGAAATCTCCACGCTCACCTCCTAGGCTGCCGGTTGGTGAAGGGGCGCAGGCCTGGGGGGCCGTTGTCTCCCGGGAGGGGCTCAGTCCTGCCGCCCTTCCGTGGGCGTGTGTCCCCTGCCACAGGTGAGCTCGTGGCCCAGttcctgacctcggacatggacAGCTTGTCCTACCTGAAGAAGGTCTCGGCCGAGGGCCATCTGTACAATGGCTTCAACCTCATCGCGGGCGACCTGAGGTGGGTCTTCAGGCGGGGACGCCCCACCACCTTCCGGGGCCGGCCAAGGACAGCGAGGCGACACCAGGTCCTCTGAGGGCTCGGGAGCTGTCTGTTGGCCTGTCTGGAGCTGCCAAGGGGCCGTGATGCCAGCCAAGCCAGCCGTGGGCCCTGTGGGCGAGGGgcattccctgccctgggtggagTGGGCAGCGAGGGGCAGGGGTAGGGGCCTGTCCCCAAGGCGGGAGGAGCGGTTGACCCAGGGAGGCTGAGTCCCTGGAGCCCTGGGCGGCCGCCCTGGCTGTGAGGTTCAGGAGCGGGGCTGCTGGGCCCTGCAGGTGCCCTGGGAGCAAGGCGGTTGGGTTGTGGGCAGGCCTGTGTTGACGCGCAGAGAGGTGTTGGGCAGGTTGAGCACAGGTAGCTCATGACAGGGGCGCCTGTGCAGAAGGGTGTGGCCCCCGTGGCCCCAGCTGACCCTCTCTGCCTTTGGCTGCAGCGCAGAGAAGGGAGACGTCATTTGCTACTATGGAAACCGGGGGGAGCGGGAGCCTGTCGTCCTGGCGCCAGGTGAGGCCGCCCCGGCGGGTGGCGCAGGGTGGGACGCTCCCCTGGGGGCCCCTTGCCACTCTCCGGGCCCGGGGCTCTGCCAGTGCCTCTCCTGCGGCTGTTCGCAGCATTCGTGCCCCTGTGGCCGGTGGTGGCTGTGGCCTCACCTGGCGCACAGGCGGGCTGCTTCTGCCCGTGCAGAGCCCCTGGTGCTCCCAGTTCTGTGACCTCTGTGGCAGCGCCGGGACCCCCACGCTGCCCTCAGCCAAGCCCGGAGAGGCTGCTGTCTGTGAATCGCTGCTGGGACAAAATTCTTGTCACCTCTCCACTGCTGTGTCGCCCAGAGCCTACCCCCCGATccctgtctctttctgtttctttaaaaaattgtatctatctatttgctcatttctggctgtgctgggtctcccttgCTGCTTGGGCTCGccctagttgtggcgagcggggctGCTCCCTGCGGCGGCTTCCCTCgcggagcaggggctctagggcagGCCCCGTGGTCGTGGCGCAGGGGCAGAgatgctccacagcacgtggggtcttcccgggtcagggatcgagcctgtttcctgtgctggcaggtggattctttacccctgagccaccagggaagccccccgtgttcctttaaaagagagaaaggagctgCCCCATCGAGCCGTGGCCACGCGGCATCCGGCCCACCCGCTGGGGCATGTCTTCAGTCGTTTTCACTGTCTCCAGAGTGGTGCAGCCGTCACCAAACTCCAGCTCCAGAAGGGACGCTCAGCCCCCGGGGCTGGCAGTTACCCCCAGCCCTGGAGACCACCGTCTGCTTTCTATCGCTGTGGGTTTGCCCACCCTGCACAGCTTACGTAGACAGGCGCAGACAGTAccagccttttgtgtctggccttTCCCTCTGAGGAACGCTCTCAAGGCTCATCCTTCTGTGGTGTCCGGGTTCCGTTCCTCTTTGTGACTGACAGTGTTCCGTCCTGTGGGTTTTCTGCCTCGTGTATCCCTTGCCCGCTGAAGGACACTTGGTTGTCCCTGCTATTGGCTGCTGTGAATGTTGATTCCACGTTTTAGCGTGGGTACCTTCATCTCTGTTGTGTGGGTACTTCGAGTGGAGTTGGCAGATTGTAAAGTACCTGGACATTTGATGAATTGCCAGGCTGTTTCCCAAAGTAGCTGCACCATGTTACATTGCCAGCAGCACCTTTACGAGTCTGGTCAGGGCTCGTCACTGGCTGACTTCTCATCGCAGCTGTCCCCGGCGTGATGTGGTCGCACTGTGGCCTTGGTTTGCGTTTCCCTGGTAGTTAATGACACTGAGCAACTTTTCACCTGCTTGTTGGTCATTCTTGGGTCTTattcggagaaatgtctactcaagTCGTCTCCCTATTTTTCAGTTGGGTCATTTTTCTGTTACTGAATTGCAAGAGTCATTTTATGTGTTCTGAATACAAGTCTCCCATCAGATACTtgatttttctaatgttttcttccattctgtcttCCTGCCTTCTTGTTGGTGTCTTCTGAGGCgcatcattttaaattttgatgatgtCCTGTTTACGTGTTggcacctggggcttcccagggtcgGACTCCCTGACCCCAGCTGACCCTGGTGGGCAGCCTCCTGGCCTGAGGCTGTGGGGTTCTCAGCCTGAACCTTCTCAGGTGtaccccaccttgggctcccccgACTTAGGGACAGACCTTACCCTGGTGTTGATTCCGATCACCCGAGCCCTCCCCACAGCCAGGCCTGAAAAGTTCCTGGAGACGGAGGCGTGCAGAgaaggggtgggtgggtggagggtgggtctcagtcccccacccccatgctggCAGAACGCCCGGCCTCCTGCAGGGACCTATGGGCTGAGTAACGCGCTGCTGGAGACGCCCTGGAGAAAGCTGTGCTTCGGGAAGCAGCTCTTCCTGGAGGCCGTGGAGCGGGGCCGGGAGCTCCCCAGGGAGGCACTGGTAGCCCAGCTCCTAGACGTGCTCAGCAACGACGAGGCGTGAGtgccccctgcacacacaccGAGGCTCTGCGAGCCGGCCGCTTCTGCCCGTGGGGCCTGCGTGGTCGGGCCCCGGGCAGCCCTGGGGTCCCTGGCACAGGGACAGGCTGGCAGTCGCTGTCTCGTGGCCCATACGGAGGAGCCCCGAGTCGCAGGTTGAGTGGGGGTTCCGGGCCCTGACCTGGGACGTGCAGGGAGCAGCTCGCGTGGTTCCCCCACCCAGTCTGGTGGACTCCTGGGCACTGCAGGGCTCCGAGCTGGTAGCAAGAACACCGCCTCTGTCCTTCAGGCAGCTGCCAGACCCGGCCATCGAGGCCCAGGGCAGGGAGTACGTGCGGCCCATCCTCAGCAAGTACGCGGCCGTGTGCGTGCGCTGCCCGGACTACGGCACCAGGTAGGACTGGCAGGCACAGGTGCCGCCGCCGCCCCTGGGGGGCccgcctccccagcccctcccgccGCCTCCCTGGCTGGGAGCCCTGGGTGTTCTGCCTCGTCAGCCCAGGGCCCACCTGCCGAGTGGTGGTGGGGTGATCCCGCTGGGCAGAAACCTGGGGGGCCCCCAGCTcagtgcccacccccacccccaggcccagaGGCACTGGACCTGAGCACCCCGAGACCGGAGCCAGGCCGGGGCCCAGCGAGGCCCCTCCCACCTTGGATCTGCACCTTTCGGGGCTAAACATGGGCCCTGCACTCTTTCAGGACCAACACCGTCATCCTCGTGGATGCCGATGGGCACGTGACCTTCACGGAGCGCAGCATGCTGGGCTCGGACCCCACCCGCTGGGAGGCCGTTACCCATGAGTTCCGGCTGCAGAGCTAGCCCGCAGCCGCTGTGGCTGGGGCTCCCGGGAGGCCCTGCCACAGGTACTGCCCGTGACCCGGCCAGCgtcccccagggcagagccctCTGTGTGAGCCGTCTGCGTCCCTGGGTCTAGCTCGGGGTCCTGCCTTAGGCCCTGGAAATGACAGCTGCCTGCAGTCAGGGTGCCAGGCCTCCCCTGCCCGTGTGCAGAGCCCCATGTGACACACACTGCAGGCGTGCACACACTGCAGGCCATAGGCATGTGCACACGTGCTCAGATGCACACATGCTCCAGGCGTGCCACCCGCAAGAGCCGGCCCCGCGGCGAGTGCCTCTCACCCTCCTGCGCTTCGTCCTGTGAGTCTCGCCGCGATCCAGACACAAGAGTGGACGTCCGCTTCGGAGCAGCCCCTCCTGTCCTGGCCGTGGCCCtcgctgccc
It encodes:
- the TANGO2 gene encoding transport and Golgi organization protein 2 homolog is translated as MCIIFFKFDPRPASRNAYRLILAANRDESYHRPARAAGFWGSNNEVLSGLDMEEGKEGGTWLGISTRGKLAALTNYLQPRLNHDARGRGELVAQFLTSDMDSLSYLKKVSAEGHLYNGFNLIAGDLSAEKGDVICYYGNRGEREPVVLAPGTYGLSNALLETPWRKLCFGKQLFLEAVERGRELPREALVAQLLDVLSNDEAQLPDPAIEAQGREYVRPILSKYAAVCVRCPDYGTRTNTVILVDADGHVTFTERSMLGSDPTRWEAVTHEFRLQS